The genomic segment CGAGCGGGGTGATGTCCGGGTCCACGCCACCTCCCCAGGCGGCGTCGTCGAGTTCGGTGACGATGAGCGACGCGTCGCCGTCGCCGACGAGCGCCCGCACCCGTTCGGTGACCTCGGCGGCCAGCAGAGACGCCTCTGAGCCCTGGAGCACCTGGATGGGCGGCAGGCTCATGTGCCGGCTCCGACGAGTTCGGCCCGGGCCGCGAGGATGGCGGCCATGCGGTCCACGACCCGACGCGAGCCGGCGACGTCGTGGGCGCGGAGGACCCGGCACCCGAGGGCGATGCCGAGGACATGGGCACCGATCGTCGCCATCCGTCGGTCGTCCACCTCGGTGCCGGTCAGCCAGCCGAGGAACCGCTTGTTGGAGGCGGAGAGGAACATCACGTGGCCCGACCCGGCGAGCTCGTCGTGGCGTCGGAGCAACTCGGCCGACATCGCCTCGGTCTTGCCCAGGTCCAGGCCCGCATCGACCATCACCCTCTCGGGGGGAATGCCGGCCTCACGTGCCCACCTGGCCCGTTCGGCGAGGAACGAGGCGACCTCTCCGACGAGATCGTCGTAGTGGGGATCGGGGTCCGGGACCCGCGGCGCGAGCCGGACGTGGCACGCCACGACCGAGGCACCGTTCTCAGCGGCGGCCAACAGGTAGTCCGGATCGGCGAATCCCGAGATGTCGTTGCCCACGTGGGCGCCCGCTTCGTAGCAGGCACGCGCGACGGAGGCCCGGAACGTGTCGACCGACAGGGGGATGTCGAAGCGGTCGGCGAGTGCCGCGATGGCCGGCACCACCCGATCCATCTCCTCGGCCTCGGTGACCTCTGGACCCGGACCGGCCTTGACGCCACCGACGTCGAGGAAGTCAGCCCCGTCGGTGACGTGCTGCTCGGCCTTGCGGAGGAACTCGTCGAAGTCGAAGTACTGACCGCCGTCGAAGAACGAGTCCGGTGTGCGGTTCAGAATTCCCATCACGAGAGCCTTGTGGGTCACGTCGAAGCGGTGATGACCGAGCTCGAGGATCACGCTGCGACGCTAGCGCGCCACCCCGGCTGCCCACTCGGCCATCCGGCGGGCCCTTGCCCTCATGTGAGGACGGAATCGTCGTCCACACGAGGCCCCGTGATGGTGACATCCAGTGGATCGTCATCGGTGACCGTCACCTCGAAGGGACCGAACCGCAGGACCGATCCCGGCGTCGGCGTGACGGCCGACGGGATCCGGTGACCGGAGCGCCCCCAGACGATTCCCGTGTGCGCCCGGGCGGTCACGGCTTCGAGGTGATCACGGCCGACCGAACCACCCGAGGCGATGACGACGAGGTCCACCCTGCCGACGCGATGGGTCCTGAGGTGCTCGGCCAGATCCTCCGGGGAGGTGCGGGGACCGACCACCAGGATCGTGACGCCGTCGGCGTGGACCATCGACGAGTCCCGCCCCACCTCCCCGACGCCGTCGGCGGGTGCCCCCACCGACACGACCGCGGCCAGAACCACCGCCAGCGCGGCAAGCGACGCCGCCAGCCGCAGCGTCCGCGGCCGCGCGAGGTGCCACACGGTTGCTGCCACCACGAGGACCCAGACCCCTCCCACACCGAGCGTTCCGACAGGAAGGCCGGCCGCTGTCGAGGCAACGGTGTGCAGCCACCACGCGAGAACCCGGGTCGGAACGTGCAGGACAGCCGCCACCACCGACGGAGCGACCCCGGCCGCGAGGCCAGCGGCGACACCCCAGGTCATCATCGCCCCGGCCGCCGGACCGGCCAGGAGATTGGCCGGCAACGACACCAACGACACCGTCCCGAAGGTCGCGACCAGCACCGGAGCAACGGCGAGTTGGGCCGTGACGGTGACCGCCAGCGGCAACGCCATGAACCCGGCCCCCTCGAAGCGCCGGGCGAACGGACCCGCCAGCCACACGATGCCCGCCGTCGCCGCCACCGACAGCTGAAACGCGACGGAGAGCACCAGCAGCGGCCGGTACAGAACGAGCCCCGCCACAGCGAGAGACAGCACCCGACGCGACGAGATCTCCCGACCCATCAGATCCGCCGTCGCAGCGATCGCCGCCATCACGGTCGCCCGCAGCACCGACGCCTCGAAGCGCGTGATCGTCGCGAACAACCCAAGCACCGCGAGCACCGCCACCCAGCGCCCGGCGATCCGAAGCCGCATGATCAACGGCCGACTCAACGCCAACACGAACGCCACGTTCTGTCCCGACACGGCGAGCAGGTGAGTCAGCCCGGCCGCACGGAAGTCGTCGGCGACGACGGCCGACTGGTTCCTGTCGTCGCCGAAGACGACGCCCGTGAACAGGGCGTGCTCGTCCTCGTGAAGCGACGAGGCGCCGTCGACGAGCAACCCACGCACCGCGTTGGCGATCCGGTGGTGCGCTGCTCCTGGCGACCACCGCCCCACGTCGTCCACGGAGAGGCGGGCGACCACACCCCGCGCCCGCAGCCACGGCGCATCGGTGGGGGCGGGACGGAGTTCGCCTGCGACATGCACCACCTGCCCCGCGAGCCGGTCCCTCAGCCTCGCGGCAGCGGCGCCGTATGCCCACGCCTCGGCGTGGTGGCCATCGACGAGCGCGTCGACCCGGACTCCGATCCCCACCGGCTCGGGGTCGGTGAGGAGCCGGGCGTCGCCGGCCACGTCCGAAGAAGCGGGGATCGGCTCCACCGCCGCCTGGGCCCGCGCCGACAGCACCGAGGCGAGCACGAAGGCAGCAAGGCACAACAGGGCCGGTCGACGGACGACGAGCGCAGCCACCAGGCCGATGGCCGCCGGGAACCAGGGACCGCCAACAGCAAGGAGGGCACCGCCGACCACCGCCGCCGCGAGGACGTGGACCCAGCCGTCACTCATCGCCCGCACCGCTCCGCCGCCTCCCGTGGCCTCGGTGGCGCCCGGGAGGTCGATACTCACCGGACCGTCACGAGGTCACGGAGGGCATCGAGGCGCGTCGGTCCGATGCCCGCCACGTCCAGGAGGTCCTCGACGGAGGCGAAGCGCGCCTCCTCCCGCCGGGCGATGATCGCCGCGGCGATCGTGGGACCGACGCCGGGGAGGCCCTGCAGCGCAAGTGAATCCGCGGTGTTGAGGTCGACCGGCCCGCCACCGGCGGCTGCACCTGAACCACCGACCGGTGCGACGATCTCCTCACCGACGCGGGGAACGTAGACCCGTTCGCCGTCCGCGACGGGAGCTGCGAGGTTCAGCCGGTCGGTCTCGCCGTCGACGGTGGGACCTCCGGCAGCGGCGACCACATCGGCGACCCGGGCGCCCGCCTGCACGTGGTAGACGCCGGGAGCCACGACGGCCCCCGCCACGTGCACCACGACCACATCGGCCTCACCACCGGGCGTCGGGTCCGGCAGGACCGTTGCGCGGGGAACGTCGGCGGTGTCCAGGCGCGCCGGCGGCGCGTCGGAGGCGGTCGCAAGCCAGACGACGCCGCCGACGGCGACGACGACCGCGGCGATCACCACCCACACCAGAGGCGATACCCGCGACGCGGCCTCGCGGGCCCAGTCGGCGAGACGGTCTCTGATGTCGGGGACCACCGGGCGGGGCGGACTCTCGGCGGGGCGCGCGAGGTCAGGGGTTGGAGAATCGTCAGAGGGATCGGGTTCCCGCGGCGGGCCCATCGCTGCTCCGGTGTGGGGCGGGTGCGCGGGGAAGCGGCAACGAACGCGGGGGAAGCGGGAATGAGCCCAGGGGAAGGAGCGCCTACTCGGCGCCGAGTCTCAGCCTAGGTGCGGCGGGACGTCCAGGGAAGAGGGTCCTCTCCCCGACCGTGCCGCCTGGAGACCCACTCGGCCTCGATCTCGTGGGGGATCCGCCGGTAGGCCGCCCGGTGGGACCAGCCACGGGACCGCCCGAGGGCGTAGTACCCGAGGTAGCCGATGAGGAAGCGCACGACACCGAGACGGCGCCACTGCGCAACATGGACGGCTTCGTGGCGCAGGAGGCCGACGGAACCGGCCGCTCTGCGCCGCACCGACACGACCGAGCCGATGGTGATGGCCGACGAACCGGGCGGAACAGGTCCGCCGATCAGAAGCCAGTAGCCGTCACGCCGCTCGAGCTTCACGGTGCCGGCTCGGCGATCGACTCAGTAGATCGCCGAGGTGAGACGGCGGCGGTACTCGGCGGTCCTGGGGTCGTCGGGTCCCAGCAGTTCGAGCACGTCGACGAACTCCTGGCGGGCGGCGTCGGCATCGTCACCGCGGGCGGTGATCCGCGCGAGCAGTTCCTCGAGCTTCGCGTCGGCGCCGGCGGCGGCGTCACGACCGGCGCGGGCGAGCGCGGCGACGTGGCGGGTCTCGGCGCTCTCCGGGATGCGCTCGAGAAGCGTCAGTGCCTCCTCGCCACGGTCCTCGTCCACGAGCAGAGCGGCGAGCGCCGTGGTGGCGCCCTCGTGGCCGGGATCCAGTTCCAGTGCACTTCGCAGAGACGCTTCGTCGCCGAGCGCGATCAGCGTGTCGACCTCGTTCTCCTCCTCCGTGGGGAGGAGACGGTCCACGAACTCCTGAACCGTCGGCTCGGGCTGCGCTCCGACGAAGCCGTCGACGACCTTGCCGTCCTTCAACGCGTAGACGGCCGGGATTCCCTGGACCTGGAAGGCCTGGGAGACGCCGGGGTTCTCGTCGACGTTCACCTTGGCGAGCTCGACCTTGCCGTCGGTGGCGGCGATCACCCGCTCGATGATCGGCCCGAGGGTCTTGCAGGGTCCGCACCACGGGGCCCACAGATCCACGACGACGGCCACGTCGTTGGAGCGGTCGATCACCGCGGTCTGGAATGTCTCGTCTGTCACGTCGGTCACGGCTGTGTTACTCATCGTCTCGCTTCAACATCGCTGAGGGGTCGGACCATTCCCCGGACGGGCGGTCGCTCACCCTCCAAGATAGGTTGAGGATGACGATGAGCCCCCTGGTACGCGACCGATACCCGTCACCCGAACTGACCGAGCCGGTGCTCGTCATCGGCCTCGATGGCTGGGTCGACGCGGGTTCGGCACAGACGATCGCCGTCAAGGCGCTCCTCGCCGCGGGCCATCCCACACCTGTCGCGACGTTCGAGACCGACATGTTGCTCGACTACCGGGCACGTCGTCCCACCGTCGAACTCGACGCCGGTGTCCCCTCCCCGCTGGAGTGGCCCGCGGTGGAACTGACGGCGCTGTCGGACGCCGACGGACGCCACGCTCTCCTCCTCCACGGCGCGGAACCCGACTACTCGTGGCGTGGCTTCGTCGCCGAGGTGATCGACATCGCGCTCGCCCACGACACCCGCGAGGTCGTGAGCCTGGGGGCGTACCCCGCCGCGGTCCCCCATACCCGCCCGGCACGGTTGTCGGGGTCGAGCCCGTCACGGCGCCGCATCGAGAGTCTCGCTCTCGACGCCGGTTCGATCATCGTTCCGTCCGGCCTCAATGTCGCCGTCGAGGAGGCCGCTGCCGGACAGGGCCTACCGACCATGGGCCTGTACGCCCAGGTCCCTCACTACGCCTCGGCCATGCCCTACCCCGCCGCGGCGAGCGCGCTGCTCGACGGCCTCGAGCGGGCCACGGGACTGGTGTTCGGGGCCCCGGACCTCGTCACCGACGCCGCCGCGATGAACGAACGGCTGACGGGCCTGCTCGAGGCCGAGCCCGAGCACCTGCACCTCGTCACCCGCCTCGAGGAGGCCTACGACCGCATGGTGACCGCCGCGGCCGAGGGCATCCCGAGCGGTGAGGAACTCGCTGCGGAACTGGAGCAGTTCCTGCGCGACCGTGATGAGCGGAACTGACATGGACGGCCCGTCAGCGTGCAGTCCGCAACGGGGCCCACTGGACCGAAGTTGCCGACCCGACAGGGAGAGACTCCGATGAAGATCGACAGCGGAATTCCGGTCGAACTGGACCAGGCGGGGCCGATGGCGGCCCACGTCGAGGCGCAGGGCTACGACGGCGGTTGGGTCTTCGAGTTGAACAGGGACCCCTTCCTCCCGTTGACCCTCGCGGCCGAGCACACCGAGACGCTCACGCTCGGCACGAACATCGCGGTCGCCTTCGCCCGCAACCCCATGCTTCTCGCCAACATCGGCCGTGACCTCGCCGACTACTCGCAGGGGCGGTTCGTGTTGGGTCTGGGCACCCAGATCAAGGCTCACATCACGAAGCGCTTCGGCATGCCGTGGAGCCACCCCGCGGCGCGGATGCGCGAGATGATCCAGGCCGTGCACGCCATCTGGGACAGCTGGGAGACCGGCGACCGCCTCGACTTCCGCGGCGAGTTCTACTCGCACACGCTGATGACACCGATGTTTTCGCCGGGGCCGGCACCCCACGGCCGTCCGCCGATCTACATGGCCGCGGTTGGCCCCCTGATGACGAAGGTCGCCGGCGAGGTGGCCGACGGCTGGATGAGTCACGGCTTCCAGACCGAGAGCTACCTGCGCGAGCACAGCCTCCCCGCGCTCGAGGAGGGGTTGGCCGCCTCGGGACGCGCCCGGGACGACATCGCCATCACGATGCCGGCCTTCACGGTCACCGGCGACTCCGAAGAGGAACTCGCCGCGGCGGCCACGGCCGTGAAGGGACTGATCGGCTTCTACGGCTCAACGCCCGCCTACCTCCCCGTGCTCGAACACCACGGCTGGGGCGACGCACAACCCGAACTCAACGCCATGTCGAAGCAGGGCCGGTGGGACGAGATGGGCGACGTGATCGACGACGAGATGCTCGAAACATTCGCCGTGGTCGGCACACCGGAGGAGGTGGGCGACGGCCTGGCATCCCGCTTCGGCGACGTGCTCGACCGCATCACCTTCTACGCCCCCTACGAGGCCTCCGAGCAGGTGTGGACACGCGTCGCGGATCGACTGCGGGCGTCCTGACCGTCCCCTACGTCACCTAAGGGACGATGTTGACCAGCTTCGGTGGGCGGGCGATCACCTTGCGGGGCTGAGCACCGTCGAGGAACTCCTGCACCCGCTGCGACGCCAGGGCCGCAGCGACGGCGTCGTCCTCGCTGATGTCGACTGCCACGTCGATGCGGTCCCGGACCT from the Acidimicrobiales bacterium genome contains:
- a CDS encoding PAC2 family protein, which codes for MSPLVRDRYPSPELTEPVLVIGLDGWVDAGSAQTIAVKALLAAGHPTPVATFETDMLLDYRARRPTVELDAGVPSPLEWPAVELTALSDADGRHALLLHGAEPDYSWRGFVAEVIDIALAHDTREVVSLGAYPAAVPHTRPARLSGSSPSRRRIESLALDAGSIIVPSGLNVAVEEAAAGQGLPTMGLYAQVPHYASAMPYPAAASALLDGLERATGLVFGAPDLVTDAAAMNERLTGLLEAEPEHLHLVTRLEEAYDRMVTAAAEGIPSGEELAAELEQFLRDRDERN
- a CDS encoding LLM class F420-dependent oxidoreductase, encoding MQSATGPTGPKLPTRQGETPMKIDSGIPVELDQAGPMAAHVEAQGYDGGWVFELNRDPFLPLTLAAEHTETLTLGTNIAVAFARNPMLLANIGRDLADYSQGRFVLGLGTQIKAHITKRFGMPWSHPAARMREMIQAVHAIWDSWETGDRLDFRGEFYSHTLMTPMFSPGPAPHGRPPIYMAAVGPLMTKVAGEVADGWMSHGFQTESYLREHSLPALEEGLAASGRARDDIAITMPAFTVTGDSEEELAAAATAVKGLIGFYGSTPAYLPVLEHHGWGDAQPELNAMSKQGRWDEMGDVIDDEMLETFAVVGTPEEVGDGLASRFGDVLDRITFYAPYEASEQVWTRVADRLRAS
- a CDS encoding helix-hairpin-helix domain-containing protein, producing the protein MVPDIRDRLADWAREAASRVSPLVWVVIAAVVVAVGGVVWLATASDAPPARLDTADVPRATVLPDPTPGGEADVVVVHVAGAVVAPGVYHVQAGARVADVVAAAGGPTVDGETDRLNLAAPVADGERVYVPRVGEEIVAPVGGSGAAAGGGPVDLNTADSLALQGLPGVGPTIAAAIIARREEARFASVEDLLDVAGIGPTRLDALRDLVTVR
- a CDS encoding tetratricopeptide repeat protein, which encodes MTDVTDETFQTAVIDRSNDVAVVVDLWAPWCGPCKTLGPIIERVIAATDGKVELAKVNVDENPGVSQAFQVQGIPAVYALKDGKVVDGFVGAQPEPTVQEFVDRLLPTEEENEVDTLIALGDEASLRSALELDPGHEGATTALAALLVDEDRGEEALTLLERIPESAETRHVAALARAGRDAAAGADAKLEELLARITARGDDADAARQEFVDVLELLGPDDPRTAEYRRRLTSAIY
- the folP gene encoding dihydropteroate synthase → MILELGHHRFDVTHKALVMGILNRTPDSFFDGGQYFDFDEFLRKAEQHVTDGADFLDVGGVKAGPGPEVTEAEEMDRVVPAIAALADRFDIPLSVDTFRASVARACYEAGAHVGNDISGFADPDYLLAAAENGASVVACHVRLAPRVPDPDPHYDDLVGEVASFLAERARWAREAGIPPERVMVDAGLDLGKTEAMSAELLRRHDELAGSGHVMFLSASNKRFLGWLTGTEVDDRRMATIGAHVLGIALGCRVLRAHDVAGSRRVVDRMAAILAARAELVGAGT
- a CDS encoding ComEC/Rec2 family competence protein, which codes for MSIDLPGATEATGGGGAVRAMSDGWVHVLAAAVVGGALLAVGGPWFPAAIGLVAALVVRRPALLCLAAFVLASVLSARAQAAVEPIPASSDVAGDARLLTDPEPVGIGVRVDALVDGHHAEAWAYGAAAARLRDRLAGQVVHVAGELRPAPTDAPWLRARGVVARLSVDDVGRWSPGAAHHRIANAVRGLLVDGASSLHEDEHALFTGVVFGDDRNQSAVVADDFRAAGLTHLLAVSGQNVAFVLALSRPLIMRLRIAGRWVAVLAVLGLFATITRFEASVLRATVMAAIAATADLMGREISSRRVLSLAVAGLVLYRPLLVLSVAFQLSVAATAGIVWLAGPFARRFEGAGFMALPLAVTVTAQLAVAPVLVATFGTVSLVSLPANLLAGPAAGAMMTWGVAAGLAAGVAPSVVAAVLHVPTRVLAWWLHTVASTAAGLPVGTLGVGGVWVLVVAATVWHLARPRTLRLAASLAALAVVLAAVVSVGAPADGVGEVGRDSSMVHADGVTILVVGPRTSPEDLAEHLRTHRVGRVDLVVIASGGSVGRDHLEAVTARAHTGIVWGRSGHRIPSAVTPTPGSVLRFGPFEVTVTDDDPLDVTITGPRVDDDSVLT